ATCCCTCAAACAGCCCGGGATGGTATCTCATTCCCCTCTGGTGGGGAGGATTTACCGCTGTGGCCTTCTGCCTCACCATGATACTTTCTTATTCAGTCGAGAAGCGCTTCCGTGGAGAATTCCGGGTAGCCCTTCTGTATCACAACGCTATATTCATTCCCCTGGGAATCATTACGGGCATTCATGGCACGGATTCGTCTCTCCTTGCCGACCTATTTCTTTTTACAATTTTCCACCCGGCCTTCTTTTTCAATACTAATCACCTTTTTTTCAAAAAGACCACCGACGGGGCCCATTTCTCTTTCCAATGGCGTATGCTCCTTAACCCCATACTGCTGGCATCGATCCTGTCTCTCTCCCTGAAGCTTTCCGGAGCATCGCTTCTCGTCCCCGAGGTGCTGATTCGGATTACCTCTATAGTGGCCGCAACGGCCCTGCCCCTGGTCATGCTCATCATAGGCGGTTCCATCTATCTTGATTTACAGAATCGAGAATCCTTCCGGATCCGGGAGTCCGTTTTATTCGTTATGAGCAAAAACCTCATATTCCCGGTGGTCTTCCTGGGGATTATCTACCTTATGCGGCCCTCCCACAACATCGCCTTCTTACTCATTATGGCAGCCGCCGCACCGCCTATCACCGCGGTACCCATTGTAACGGAAAAGGCGGGCGGCAACAGGGGCATTGCCAACCAGATGATGCTTTCGAGCTTCCTTGCCTCCATGTTTTCCCTTCCTCTTGTCCTGTGGGTTTTCAGCCTTTTATTCCCGCAATAAGTCGCAAAGGAATCGGGTTGATAGCATTGTTTTAATACAGGAGCAGTTATACGATTTCTGTTTATGCTCGGATCAGAATAGTACCCATCTCCGAGGTCGCTCATGGTGTGGAATATAATTTGAGCCACCCGTTCGAGGAAGTTTTTAGCTGACAGGGAAATCGTAATCTTGGAAGCGCCGCTGGCAAGTGCTTGTATTTCGGCCTCCCCCAGAGTCCGTGGTGAGAAATGTTCTTGATATTAATTTACAATTGATGCTTACGTTAAACAACTGTTACCCTTCTGCCCCGGCATATCCCTCTACCGATTTTCAATCAATAGATATTATCGCTTTTTTGTGAATCGGTAATGGGTAACATTCCACACGTTTCCGTCCCGGAAACCGAACGAAACAGTGCAGGAAAGAAAGAAGAGACGCCAGCGGTTCCACCAGGCGATCGCGTCCGCCCCATACGTTTTATTGAATACCCGCATTATATCCTTTTTTTGCCTGTCCATGAAAAAAAGCCAGGAAAGTAGCGTCTTCTCGTAGTGCCGGCCGTTTACCTTCCAGGCCCTTTCAATCGCCATATCGTCGGCGAAAAAAAGAAGGAGTTCTGTTGACGGCATTATGCCCCCGGAAAAAAAAGTGCGCGCCATCCAGTCTTCGTCTTTGTCCGCATCAAAAAAATAGGGAATCCCCTCTATTGTAAAAATGTGCACGAAAAGTTTGCCGCCCGGAACAAGCCAGTCCGCAATACGACGCATCAGTTCACGGTAATTGCGCATGTGCTCAAACATCTCCACTGAAATAACCCGGTCAAAATGCGCGTCTATAGTAAAATCATTCATATCCGCGGTTACAACCTCCAGATTGCCGAGACCCAGTTCTCGTGCACGACTTTCAATGTACGCTTTCTGTGTGGATGAATGGGAAACAGCGGTGATTCTGCTCCGGGGAAAGCGGCG
The nucleotide sequence above comes from Spirochaetota bacterium. Encoded proteins:
- a CDS encoding class I SAM-dependent methyltransferase; translated protein: MKLAVRASLSGHKLGTEMGAEERLAAFMNIIDVLNTQPVALRTADTKRQHYEVPTEFFVTILGDHMKYSCCLWDDNALSFRIRRDLTRAEDAMLELTVIRSQVQDGHRVLELGCGWGSLSLYIARRFPRSRITAVSHSSTQKAYIESRARELGLGNLEVVTADMNDFTIDAHFDRVISVEMFEHMRNYRELMRRIADWLVPGGKLFVHIFTIEGIPYFFDADKDEDWMARTFFSGGIMPSTELLLFFADDMAIERAWKVNGRHYEKTLLSWLFFMDRQKKDIMRVFNKTYGADAIAWWNRWRLFFLSCTVSFGFRDGNVWNVTHYRFTKKR
- a CDS encoding AEC family transporter is translated as MDLFIITFEAVFILIGIGLLGFLILLRRLLPGDVLPVLTPLVIDIAIPCLVFSSIMKSFNPSNSPGWYLIPLWWGGFTAVAFCLTMILSYSVEKRFRGEFRVALLYHNAIFIPLGIITGIHGTDSSLLADLFLFTIFHPAFFFNTNHLFFKKTTDGAHFSFQWRMLLNPILLASILSLSLKLSGASLLVPEVLIRITSIVAATALPLVMLIIGGSIYLDLQNRESFRIRESVLFVMSKNLIFPVVFLGIIYLMRPSHNIAFLLIMAAAAPPITAVPIVTEKAGGNRGIANQMMLSSFLASMFSLPLVLWVFSLLFPQ